One Microbacterium sp. zg-B96 genomic region harbors:
- a CDS encoding endonuclease/exonuclease/phosphatase family protein, giving the protein MTPLIGPTGAPDLHVMTFNVRRRLPALAARPADRWRLRRPRVQALLRAERPTLLGVQETLPDQAAAISDALGASYRFIGHGRQPGPRGEASPLFYDTDRLELLQWRQQALSDRPDEPGSVSWGNLLPRVLVQATFRDLATSAVFLAVNTHLDAFSARARVRAAQEISGLVADQPWPAIVTGDLNAGPDSEPVRELLSGDTLVDAWTAASATLTPEWGTYGGYRDPRPGRRIDWIAVSPRIAVQSAGINAQSIDGGWPSDHLPVQAVVRMPQPEGTA; this is encoded by the coding sequence ATGACCCCGCTGATCGGCCCCACCGGCGCCCCCGACCTGCACGTGATGACCTTCAACGTCCGGCGGCGGTTGCCGGCGTTGGCCGCGCGGCCCGCCGACCGCTGGCGACTGCGCCGCCCGCGCGTGCAGGCCCTGCTGCGCGCCGAACGACCCACGCTCCTCGGCGTGCAGGAGACGCTGCCCGACCAGGCCGCAGCGATCAGCGACGCCCTCGGGGCGAGCTACCGCTTCATCGGTCACGGCCGACAGCCCGGCCCGCGCGGCGAGGCATCCCCGCTGTTCTACGACACCGACCGGCTGGAGCTGCTGCAGTGGCGGCAGCAGGCGCTGTCCGACCGGCCCGATGAACCGGGCTCGGTCTCGTGGGGCAACCTCCTCCCCCGCGTTCTCGTGCAGGCGACGTTCCGCGACCTGGCGACCTCCGCCGTCTTCCTCGCCGTCAACACGCACCTCGATGCGTTCTCCGCGCGGGCTCGGGTGCGCGCCGCGCAGGAGATCAGCGGGCTCGTCGCCGACCAGCCGTGGCCGGCGATCGTCACCGGTGACCTCAATGCCGGCCCCGATTCCGAGCCGGTCCGCGAACTGCTGTCCGGCGACACCCTCGTGGATGCCTGGACGGCGGCATCCGCCACCCTGACGCCGGAGTGGGGCACCTACGGCGGCTACCGCGACCCCCGGCCCGGGCGCCGCATCGACTGGATCGCGGTGTCCCCCCGGATTGCGGTGCAAAGTGCCGGGATCAACGCGCAGTCCATCGACGGCGGCTGGCCGTCGGATCACCTGCCGGTGCAGGCGGTCGTGCGGATGCCGCAGCCGGAGGGCACCGCGTGA
- a CDS encoding DUF2238 domain-containing protein: MIENFLRRPRGVAEWTADALRVVALLSVVAAAIWSTATDAGILSLALPALLVPRFLGVRAGPDIAYCATVLVAAWSNVLDLYRTIPGWDLVAHFVCTGLIAVVAYLALARFSIVTAPRDPAFRARTAFVLVTVLGLAASAVWEMIEWFGYAFITDAIFVTYQDTIGDMAIGSLGAALASTLVAYVRLERPDA, from the coding sequence GTGATCGAGAACTTCCTGCGGCGCCCCCGCGGCGTGGCCGAGTGGACGGCGGACGCGCTGCGCGTCGTGGCACTGCTCAGCGTCGTGGCGGCGGCGATCTGGAGCACCGCGACCGACGCCGGCATCCTGTCCCTGGCCCTGCCCGCCCTGCTCGTGCCGCGCTTTCTCGGCGTGCGCGCGGGGCCCGACATCGCGTACTGCGCGACGGTGCTGGTGGCGGCGTGGAGCAACGTGCTGGATCTGTACCGCACGATCCCCGGCTGGGACCTGGTCGCCCACTTCGTGTGCACCGGGTTGATCGCGGTGGTCGCCTACCTCGCACTGGCCCGCTTCTCGATCGTGACCGCACCCCGCGACCCGGCGTTCCGCGCCCGCACAGCTTTCGTTCTCGTGACGGTGCTGGGGCTGGCCGCCAGCGCGGTGTGGGAGATGATCGAGTGGTTCGGCTACGCCTTCATCACCGACGCGATCTTCGTCACCTACCAGGACACGATCGGCGACATGGCCATCGGCAGCCTCGGCGCCGCCCTCGCGTCGACCCTGGTCGCGTACGTGCGGCTCGAGCGTCCCGACGCGTAG
- a CDS encoding DUF2243 domain-containing protein, with amino-acid sequence MSAASPRATRSAQNLWSGVLFGVGLVAFIDEAVFHQLLHWHHFYDLGTPALGLVSDGVFHAISWFATIAGLFLLADLRRHDALHWRRWIGGVLLGTGVFQLYDGTVHHKLLGIHQIRYVEDVFVYDLVWNLVAVALIVAGVVLTYLTRRAALARVETTAE; translated from the coding sequence ATGAGCGCGGCGTCACCGCGGGCGACTCGCTCCGCACAGAACCTGTGGTCCGGCGTGCTGTTCGGCGTCGGACTCGTCGCGTTCATCGATGAGGCCGTCTTCCACCAGCTGCTGCACTGGCACCACTTCTACGACCTCGGCACCCCGGCGCTGGGGCTCGTCTCGGATGGCGTCTTCCATGCGATCAGCTGGTTCGCGACGATTGCGGGGCTGTTCCTGCTGGCCGACCTCCGCCGCCACGACGCGCTGCACTGGCGTCGGTGGATCGGCGGCGTGCTGCTGGGCACCGGTGTCTTCCAGCTGTACGACGGCACCGTGCATCACAAACTGCTCGGCATCCACCAAATCCGCTACGTCGAGGACGTGTTCGTCTACGACCTGGTGTGGAATCTGGTGGCCGTGGCGCTGATCGTCGCGGGGGTGGTGCTGACCTATCTCACCCGCCGCGCGGCCCTTGCCCGCGTCGAGACCACGGCGGAGTGA
- a CDS encoding zinc-dependent alcohol dehydrogenase encodes MKAMTYRGPYKVRVENKPDPKIEHPNDAIVRVELAAICGSDLHLYHGMLPDTRVGHTFGHEFIGRVEQVGSSVQNLSVGDRVMVPFNIFCGSCYFCSRGLFSNCHNVNANATAVGGIYGYSHTAGGYDGGQAELVRVPFADVGPMVIPDGVDPEDALMLTDAFSTGYFGAQLGDITQGDTVVVFGAGPIGLAAAQSSWLMGAGRVIVVDYLDYRLRKAEQMAHAETINFGQVNDIVLELKKQTGGLGADVVIEAVGAEADGHVMQHVTAAKLKMQGGSPVALNWAIDSVRKAGTISVMGAYGPLFSAVKFGDAMNKGLTLRTNQAPVKRQWPRLLEHLAAGHIKPSEMITHRIPLEHIAEGYHIFSSKLDDIIKPVITPTA; translated from the coding sequence ATGAAAGCGATGACCTACCGCGGGCCCTACAAGGTGCGCGTCGAGAACAAGCCGGACCCGAAGATCGAGCACCCCAACGACGCCATCGTGCGCGTGGAGCTCGCCGCGATCTGCGGGTCGGACCTTCACCTGTACCACGGCATGCTGCCCGACACCCGGGTCGGCCACACCTTCGGCCATGAGTTCATCGGGCGGGTGGAGCAGGTCGGTTCGTCGGTGCAGAACCTCTCCGTCGGCGACCGCGTGATGGTGCCCTTCAACATCTTCTGCGGCAGCTGCTACTTCTGCTCGCGGGGACTGTTCTCCAACTGCCACAACGTCAACGCGAACGCCACCGCGGTCGGCGGCATCTACGGCTACTCGCACACCGCAGGCGGCTACGACGGCGGCCAGGCGGAGCTCGTGCGCGTGCCGTTCGCCGATGTCGGACCGATGGTGATCCCCGACGGGGTCGACCCCGAAGACGCGCTGATGCTGACGGATGCCTTCTCCACCGGATACTTCGGGGCGCAGCTGGGTGACATCACGCAGGGCGACACCGTCGTGGTGTTCGGCGCCGGCCCCATCGGGCTGGCAGCGGCGCAGTCGAGCTGGCTGATGGGCGCCGGACGCGTCATCGTCGTGGATTACCTGGACTACCGGCTGCGCAAGGCCGAACAGATGGCCCACGCCGAGACGATCAACTTCGGCCAGGTGAACGACATCGTCCTGGAACTGAAGAAGCAGACCGGAGGACTCGGTGCCGACGTCGTGATCGAGGCTGTGGGAGCCGAGGCCGATGGCCACGTCATGCAGCACGTCACCGCAGCCAAGCTCAAGATGCAGGGCGGATCGCCCGTCGCGCTCAACTGGGCGATCGACTCGGTGCGCAAAGCCGGCACCATCTCGGTGATGGGTGCCTACGGGCCGCTGTTCAGCGCCGTCAAGTTCGGCGACGCGATGAACAAGGGCCTGACGCTTCGCACCAACCAGGCGCCGGTGAAGCGCCAGTGGCCGCGCCTGCTCGAGCACCTCGCCGCCGGGCACATCAAGCCCAGCGAGATGATCACCCACCGCATCCCGCTCGAGCACATCGCCGAGGGGTACCACATCTTCTCGTCGAAGCTCGACGACATCATCAAGCCCGTGATCACGCCGACGGCGTGA
- a CDS encoding cytochrome c oxidase assembly protein yields the protein MPVMTDAAHSHGGGFSLDLLVLAVAAVAIAMYVGGVLGSRRRGRDWPVSRTILWCAGVAAGAAAAAGPLAAAAHESFTAHMWAHLLGGMIAPLLLVLAAPVTLALRSLEVTPARRLSRLLRSAPARFVAHPVTAAVLSAGGLWLIYLTPVFDAMRTQPLVHVLVHAHLVTAGCLFLSAVIGLDPRPHAPSRVLTAVALIATIAAHGILAKYLYAHPPAGLDPVDVRAGAELMYYAGAWVEAATIVIFCAQWYRSAAPARPRVSIRAAE from the coding sequence ATGCCGGTGATGACGGATGCCGCGCACTCCCACGGCGGCGGGTTCTCGCTCGACCTCCTGGTGCTGGCTGTCGCTGCCGTCGCGATCGCGATGTACGTCGGCGGCGTCCTCGGCTCCCGCCGTCGCGGGCGGGACTGGCCGGTCTCGCGCACGATCCTGTGGTGCGCCGGTGTCGCTGCCGGCGCAGCCGCCGCCGCAGGTCCGCTCGCGGCCGCCGCCCACGAGAGCTTCACCGCTCACATGTGGGCACACCTGCTGGGCGGCATGATCGCGCCGCTCCTGCTGGTGCTCGCCGCCCCGGTGACGCTTGCGCTGCGTTCGCTCGAGGTCACTCCGGCCCGGCGGCTGTCACGGCTGCTGCGCAGCGCGCCCGCCCGGTTCGTCGCGCACCCCGTCACCGCCGCGGTGCTGAGCGCCGGCGGACTGTGGCTGATCTACCTCACACCGGTGTTCGACGCGATGCGCACGCAGCCGCTCGTGCATGTGCTGGTGCATGCCCACCTCGTGACGGCCGGGTGCCTGTTCCTCAGCGCCGTGATCGGACTCGACCCGCGGCCGCACGCGCCGAGCCGCGTGCTCACCGCGGTGGCGCTCATCGCGACGATCGCGGCCCACGGCATCCTCGCGAAATACCTGTACGCGCACCCGCCCGCAGGTCTGGATCCTGTGGACGTGCGCGCGGGCGCGGAGTTGATGTACTACGCCGGGGCGTGGGTGGAGGCCGCCACCATCGTGATCTTCTGCGCCCAGTGGTACCGCTCCGCCGCCCCCGCGCGCCCCCGAGTGAGTATTCGCGCTGCCGAGTGA
- a CDS encoding metallophosphoesterase: MSTSLLLISDTHVPARARVLPAAVLRAADAADLVIHAGDWVTASVLDELEQHAEVLGVYGNNDGADLRARLPEIARREIEGVRFAVVHETGQARGRDERMQQTFGDSDVLVFGHSHIPWDTTAPGGLRLLNPGSPTDRRRQPRHTMMTARVEDGALREVQLVVL, from the coding sequence ATGAGCACGAGCCTGCTGCTCATCTCCGACACGCACGTGCCCGCACGCGCGCGGGTGCTGCCTGCCGCCGTGCTGCGCGCCGCCGATGCGGCCGACCTGGTGATCCATGCCGGGGATTGGGTGACGGCATCCGTGCTGGACGAACTCGAGCAGCACGCCGAGGTGCTCGGCGTCTATGGCAACAACGACGGGGCGGATCTGCGCGCCCGGCTGCCGGAGATCGCACGGCGCGAGATCGAGGGGGTGCGCTTCGCGGTCGTGCACGAGACCGGCCAGGCGCGCGGCCGCGACGAGCGGATGCAGCAGACATTCGGCGACTCCGACGTGCTGGTGTTCGGGCACAGTCACATCCCGTGGGACACCACGGCCCCGGGCGGGCTGCGGCTGCTGAACCCCGGGTCGCCCACCGACCGGCGGCGGCAGCCGCGCCACACCATGATGACCGCGCGCGTCGAGGACGGCGCCCTACGCGAGGTGCAGCTCGTCGTGCTCTGA